ACAGCTTATGCATTTTTTCTGTATTTTTTACTCTTTTTATTTCCACATAGTTTACATTCAGCCGTTTCAGAATCTCATCAACCTGATTGTATCCTCTCTCATTTTCCCTCTTTTTATTTATTGGAACACTTACTATAAAATCTATTTTTTCCTTCTGAATAATATATTCAAACTCCTCTTCTATTAACCCTGCAATTAATTTTGCAAGATTTTTCTTCCTGTTGTACTTATAGGAAAAAATTAGTTTCTTAAACTCTTCATTATAGTCCCAGATATAGTAAATGTTATTTAATTTCCTCAATTTCTTTAAATTTAAAAGCCTACTTTCTGTTTCCTCTGATACTATGCCGCCCCCGACTAACTCCCTCCCTGAAATTATGTCCTTATTTTTAAATATAATTCCTTTAAAAGTCGAAATTACCTTGTCAACTATATCCTCTATTTTTTTACTAGTAGTTTTTAATTGGGTTTTTGACCTTCTCAATGACTTTTGCCGAGTACATTTCGGTATAACCGCAATTCTGGCATATTTTTAAATAAAATGTATCAAGAGAAATTTTTGCTCCAGTCAATTTTTTAGTAGGCAATGCAATTGACTTTACCTCACATGAGGTTGAGCCACATTTTAAACATTTTTCATGATTTTTCATTTTTCCTTCTCACCTCAAAATGCATTTTTTATCCAGTTTATTTTATTATTACCTAATTTATCTTTTTTTATTCCTATGACATCATATCTTACATTTTGTTTCCATTTTATATTTTTTATATAAATCTGTGAAGAAATCATTATTTTTTCCAGTTTTTTCCCGTCAATTGTTTCTAACGGCTCACCAAATTCAGAATTTTTTCTATATCTCACTTCTACAAACACAAGTGTTTTTTCCTCTTCATCTGTAAAAATAATATCTATTTCTCCATATCTTGTATAAAAATTACTTTCAATATATCTCATTCCCTTTGTAATCAGATATTTTTTTGCCAGTTCCTCATATTCAAACCCTATTTCCCTTTTCTTTTTCATTAAAATAATTTTAACCCCCTGTTTTTATCCACCTTTTTTTCTAATTTCCCTTTATTATTTTTTCCTTCAGAGATTTTATTCTGACTTTTATCACCTAATATC
This portion of the Leptotrichia sp. oral taxon 215 str. W9775 genome encodes:
- a CDS encoding zinc ribbon domain-containing protein produces the protein MKNHEKCLKCGSTSCEVKSIALPTKKLTGAKISLDTFYLKICQNCGYTEMYSAKVIEKVKNPIKNY
- a CDS encoding YraN family protein yields the protein MKKKREIGFEYEELAKKYLITKGMRYIESNFYTRYGEIDIIFTDEEEKTLVFVEVRYRKNSEFGEPLETIDGKKLEKIMISSQIYIKNIKWKQNVRYDVIGIKKDKLGNNKINWIKNAF
- a CDS encoding ComF family protein; protein product: MRRSKTQLKTTSKKIEDIVDKVISTFKGIIFKNKDIISGRELVGGGIVSEETESRLLNLKKLRKLNNIYYIWDYNEEFKKLIFSYKYNRKKNLAKLIAGLIEEEFEYIIQKEKIDFIVSVPINKKRENERGYNQVDEILKRLNVNYVEIKRVKNTEKMHKLLNEKLREENIRGSFRIGSDFDFKNKKILLVDDIITTGATLREIKNSILDDIDRKVFINSRNRKIAEAGSERTKNRKTEITVFCLAAAREIKMNKGEV